In Mytilus trossulus isolate FHL-02 chromosome 14, PNRI_Mtr1.1.1.hap1, whole genome shotgun sequence, a genomic segment contains:
- the LOC134695590 gene encoding uncharacterized protein LOC134695590 encodes MRKQRNFMCFIFGFLLFMFVYYANFQHIRITDIELSDERLFDIPEVKNTSAAFLVDTSACKIPNIDPFDKSVKRMLRNGTALKCAVKDDLVYSNGNTIIINWKAVNNSKLKNKMKYCKYEVIWRPYNEMQDHNYMKFINESDEFVDRVDISDEFVRVKCYNGTGHKLYTNFFSFVHLKEDVEERCEKNAKKFENTRKEELNILMLGVDSIARNNMLRYMKKTWSYLVNEVNAIDLLGYNKVADNTFVNIVPMTAGKYVDQLPWNESIRWTPMDNYNFIWNNYSAKGYRTFYAEDHPDIAIFDFGKSGFKKPPGDYFNRPLSIAMEKTKDVWNSDHYCVHGRIETNIVLDYLKNFAKKFQSKPHFSFSFITRLTHAYIEETYKADEIYLKFFKDMYKSGNLKNTVVFFFSDHGMRFGDVRETFVGKLEERLPFMLIAFPPWFLKKYPDTHKNLQINARRLTTPFDIFATLEHILDFDGIQKNEVKKQRSMSLLNEIPEDRTCDEADILPHWCTCSKHEELDIQNKTVIKIGVTLVSKINQDLADSFDVCEKLHLKSIKYALRVIPSDKVLRFEQSKNDVIDRKVIYGDRVKSYIDYQITVQTQPGDAVFEGTLRYDEKGKTYDLVGDVSRINKYGDQSHCIEQHHLKKLCYCKIQP; translated from the coding sequence ATGAGGAAACAGCGcaatttcatgtgttttatttttgggtTTTTACTCTTTATGTTCGTTTATTATGCAAACTTCCAGCATATTCGTATAACTGATATTGAGTTGTCAGATGAAAGGTTATTTGATATACCTGAGGTAAAAAATACTAGTGCCGCCTTTTTAGTAGACACGTCTGCTTGCAAAATTCCAAATATAGATCCGTTTGATAAATCAGTGAAACGAATGTTAAGAAATGGAACAGCGTTAAAGTGTGCTGTGAAGGATGATCTTGTATATTCAAATGGAAATACtataattattaattggaaAGCTGTTAATAActcgaaattaaaaaataaaatgaaatactgcaaatatgaagtcatttggcgACCATATAATGAAATGCAAGATCATAACTATATGAAATTCATAAACGAAAGTGATGAATTTGTTGATCGtgttgatatatcagatgaatTTGTTCGTGTAAAATGCTACAATGGAACTGGACATAAGTTGTATACAAATTTCTTctcttttgttcatttaaaagaaGATGTCGAAGaaagatgtgaaaaaaatgccaaaaaatttgaaaacacgCGAAAAGAAGAGCTGAACATTTTGATGTTGGGCGTTGATTCAATAGCTCGAAATAACATGCTACGTTATATGAAGAAAACATGGTCGTATTTGGTAAACGAAGTCAACGCAATAGATCTACTTGGTTATAATAAAGTTGCTGATAATACCTTTGTAAATATAGTCCCAATGACAGCTGGAAAATATGTCGATCAGTTACCATGGAACGAATCAATAAGGTGGACGCCAATGGACAACTATAATTTTATATGGAATAATTATTCTGCAAAGGGGTATAGAACTTTCTATGCTGAAGATCATCCTGATATtgcaatttttgattttggaaAATCTGGATTTAAAAAACCTCCTGGTGATTACTTCAATAGGCCTTTGAGTATCGCTATGGAAAAAACTAAAGACGTTTGGAATTCCGATCATTATTGTGTGCATGGAAGAATAGAAACTAATATAGTTTTAGACTATTTAAAGAATTTTGCGAAGAAATTTCAATCAAAACCGCATTTTTCCTTCTCATTTATAACACGACTAACACATGCATATATCGAAGAAACATATAAAGCAGACGAAATCTACCtcaaattttttaaagacaTGTATAAAAGCGGCAACTTAAAAAACACAGTTGTATTCTTTTTCAGTGACCATGGGATGCGTTTTGGTGATGTAAGAGAAACGTTCGTAGGAAAATTGGAAGAACGTCTTCCTTTTATGTTAATCGCATTCCCTCCATGGTTCCTTAAAAAATATCCAGACACTCATAAAAATTTACAGATAAATGCTAGAAGACTTACCACTCCTTTCGATATATTTGCCACTTTAGAACATATTTTAGATTTCGATGGTATTCAGAAAAATGAAGTGAAAAAGCAAAGATCAATGAGCTTACTTAATGAAATTCCAGAAGATAGAACTTGTGATGAAGCTGATATCCTACCTCATTGGTGTACTTGTTCTAAGCATGAAGAATTAGATATTCAAAATAAGACCGTTATCAAAATTGGAGTTACTCTAGTATCGAAAATTAATCAAGATTTAGCAGATTCCTTTGACGTTTGTGAAAAATTACACTTGAAGTCTATAAAATATGCTCTGCGGGTCATACCGTCTGACAAAGTGCTTCGATTCGAACAGAGCAAGAATGATGTTATAGATAGGAAGGTTATATACGGCGATCGAGTAAAGTCTTATATTGATTATCAGATAACCGTACAAACACAGCCGGGTGATGCGGTCTTTGAAGGGACGTTACGGTATGAcgaaaaaggaaaaacataTGACTTAGTAGGTGATGTCAGTCGAATTAATAAGTACGGTGATCAATCACACTGTATAGAGCAACATCATCTTAAAAAACTTTGTTACTGTAAAATACAGCCATAG